In Grus americana isolate bGruAme1 chromosome 26, bGruAme1.mat, whole genome shotgun sequence, a single window of DNA contains:
- the HK2 gene encoding hexokinase-2: MIASHLLAYFFTELNHDQAQKIDKYLYHMRLSEETLQEVSQRFGKEMEKGLGADTNPTASVKMLPTFVRSTPDGTEDGDFLALDLGGTNFRVLRVKVSDNGLQKVEMENQIYAIPEELMRGSGVQLFDHIAECLANFMEKLKIKDKKLPLGFTFSFPCHQTKLDESILVTWTKGFKCSSVEGKDVVSMLRKSIKKRGDFDIDIVAVVNDTVGTMMTCGYDDHNCEVGLIVGTGTNACYMEEMRHIDLVEGDEGRMCINMEWGAFGDDGVLNDIRTEFDREIDMGSLNPGKQLFEKMISGMYMGELVRLILVKMAKEGLLFGGKLTPDLLTTGHFETRYVSAIEKEKEGLQKAHEILTKLGLEPSHEDCVATHRICQIVSTRSANLCGATLAAVLRRIKENKGVDRLRSTVGVDGSVYKKHPHFARRLHKTVRKLLPDCEIRFVRSEDGSGKGAAMVTAVAYRLAAQHKARQKILEALKLSHEQLLEVKQRMRIEMEKGLGKETHAEAAVKMLPTYVCSTPDGTEKGDFLALDLGGTNFRVLLVRVRNGMRRGVEMHNKIYSIPVEIMQGTGEELFDHIVHCISDFLEYMGMKGVSLPLGFTFSFPCQQNNLDEGILLKWTKGFKATGCEGEDVVNLLKEAIHRREEFDLDVVAVVNDTVGTMMTCGYEDPYCEVGLIVGTGSNACYMEEMRNVELVEGEEGRMCVNMEWGAFGDNGCLDDIRTEFDLAVDELSLNPGKQRFEKMISGMYLGEIVRNILMDFTKRGLLFRGRISERLKTRGIFETKFLSQIESDCLALLQVRSILQHLGLESTCDDSIIVKEVCTVVARRAAQLCGAGMAAVVDKIRENRGLDFLKVTVGVDGTLYKLHPHFSTVMHETVKQLSPKCEVTFLQSEDGSGKGAALITAVACRIREAGQR; encoded by the exons ATGATCGCTTCCCATCTGCTCGCTTACTTCTTCACCGAGCTCAACCATGACCAGGCGCAGAAg ATTGACAAGTACCTCTACCACATGCGGCTCTCCGAGGAGACCCTCCAGGAGGTGTCCCAGCGTTTCgggaaggagatggagaagggGCTGGGAGCAGACACCAACCCCACCGCCTCGGTGAAGATGCTGCCCACCTTCGTGAGATCCACCCCGGATGGGACAG AGGATGGGGACTTCTTGGCGCTGGATCTCGGTGGCACCAATTTCCGCGTGCTGAGAGTGAAGGTGTCTGACAACGGCCTGCAGAAAGTTGAAATGGAGAATCAGATCTACGCCATCCCCGAGGAGCTCATGCGGGGCAGTGGGGTGCAG ctcttcgACCACATCGCTGAGTGCTTGGCCAACTTTATGGAGAAGCTGAAAATCAAAGACAAGAAACTCCCCCTTGGgttcaccttctccttcccatgTCACCAGACCAAGCTGGATGAG AGCATCCTCGTTACGTGGACGAAGGGATTCAAATGCAGCAGCGTGGAGGGGAAAGACGTGGTGTCGATGCTGCGCAAGTCGATCAAGAAAAGAGGG GACTTTGACATTGACATCGTGGCTGTGGTGAATGACACCGTTGGGACCATGATGACCTGTGGCTATGACGATCATAACTGTGAAGTTGGCCTCATTGTTG GTACCGGTACCAACGCCTGTTACATGGAGGAGATGAGGCACATTGACCTGGTGGAAGGGGACGAAGGTCGGATGTGCATCAACATGGAGTGGGGGGCCTTCGGTGATGATGGTGTGCTCAATGACATCCGGACGGAGTTCGACCGCGAGATAGACATGGGCTCGCTCAACCCTGGCAAACAATT GTTTGAGAAGATGATCAGCGGGATGTACATGGGAGAGCTGGTCAGACTCATCCTGGTGAAGATGGCCAAGGAGGGGCTCTTGTTTGGAGGAAAGCTCACACCAGATCTGCTCACTACCGGCCACTTTGAGACCAGATACGTCTCTGCTATTGAGAA ggagaaagaagggcTGCAGAAAGCCCATGAGATCCTCACCAAGCTGGGCCTGGAGCCATCTCACGAAGACTGTGTGGCCACCCACCGCATCTGCCAGATCGTCTCCACCCGCTCAGCCAACCTGTGTGGGGCCACCCTGGCAGCCGTGCTGCGACGCATCAAGGAGAACAAGGGGGTGGACCGGCTGCGGTCTACGGTCGGCGTGGATGGCTCCGTCTACAAGAAGCATCCTCA CTTTGCCCGGCGCCTCCATAAGACGGTGCGGAAGCTGCTGCCAGACTGCGAGATCCGTTTTGTGAGATCAGAAGATGGAAGCGGCAAAGGGGCAGCCATGGTGACAGCGGTGGCCTACAGACTGGCCGCCCAGCACAAGGCACGGCAGAAGATTCTGGAGGCGCTTAAGCTGAGCCACGAGCAGCTCCTGGAGGTGAAGCAAAGGATGAGGATAGAGATGGAGAAGGGGCTGGGCAAGGAGACGCACGCGGAGGCAGCGGTGAAGATGCTGCCCACCTACGTGTGCTCAACTCCAGATGGGACAG AAAAAGGAGATTTCCTCGCCCTGGACCTGGGAGGCACCAATTTCCGTGTGCTGCTGGTGCGCGTGAGGAACGGGATGAGGCGCGGCGTCGAGATGCACAACAAGATCTACTCCATCCCAGTGGAGATCATGCAAGGGACGGGAGAGGAG CTCTTTGACCACATCGTCCACTGCATCTCTGACTTCCTGGAATACATGGGAATGAAGGGCGTATCGCTCCCGCTCGGATTCACGTTCTCCTTCCCTTGCCAGCAGAACAACCTGGATGAG GGGATTCTCCTGAAGTGGACAAAAGGTTTCAAGGCGACCGGCTGTGAAGGAGAAGACGTGGTGAACCTGCTGAAGGAAGCAATTCATAGGAGAGAG GAATTCGACCTGGATGTGGTCGCGGTGGTAAATGACACAGTTGGCACCATGATGACCTGTGGGTACGAAGATCCATATTGCGAAGTTGGACTGATAGTTG gcacaggcagcaacGCCTGTTACATGGAGGAGATGAGGAACgtggagctggtggaaggggaggagggcaggatgTGCGTCAACATGGAGTGGGGGGCATTTGGTGACAATGGGTGCTTGGATGACATTCGGACAGAGTTTGACTTGGCGGTGGATGAGCTGTCTCTCAACCCTGGGAAGCAAAG gttTGAGAAGATGATCAGCGGGATGTACCTGGGCGAGATCGTCCGAAACATCCTGATGGATTTCACCAAGCGAGGGCTGCTCTTCCGGGGACGGATCTCGGAGAGGCTGAAGACCAGAGGGATCTTTGAGACCAAGTTCCTGTCCCAGATAGAAAG TGACTGCCTGGCGCTGCTCCAGGTCCGCTCCATCCTCCAGCATCTCGGCCTGGAGTCCACGTGTGACGACAGCATCATCGTGAAGGAGGTGTGCACGGTGGTGGCCCGGCGGGCAGCTCAGCTCTGCGGGGCCGGCATGGCAGCAGTGGTGGACAAGATCCGGGAGAACCGCGGGCTGGACTTCCTCAAGGTCACGGTTGGCGTGGATGGGACGCTCTACAAGCTGCACCCTCA CTTCTCCACTGTCATGCACGAAACGGTGAAGCAGTTGTCTCCAAAGTGCGAAGTGACCTTCCTCCAGTCGGAAGATGGCAGCGGCAAGGGCGCAGCGCTCATCACGGCGGTGGCCTGCCGGATCCGGGAGGCTGGCCAGCGATAG